A genome region from Bradyrhizobium sp. WSM1417 includes the following:
- the ybgC gene encoding tol-pal system-associated acyl-CoA thioesterase, translated as MQVRVYFEDTDFSQIVYHANYLRFMERGRTNYLRLLGTDHRRLFEASGEELSGFAFVVRSMKLDFFKPAYMDDVIDVITAPEEVKGASIALHQQCRRGADLLVQARVRVAFVSAGKAQRIPKSLRDAMEASVKGAFQAG; from the coding sequence ATGCAAGTCCGCGTTTATTTTGAGGACACAGATTTCAGCCAGATCGTATATCACGCGAACTATCTACGCTTCATGGAGCGCGGCCGAACGAACTACCTTCGGCTTTTGGGGACAGATCATCGCAGGTTGTTCGAGGCTAGCGGCGAGGAGCTGAGCGGCTTCGCCTTCGTGGTGCGTTCTATGAAACTGGACTTCTTCAAACCTGCCTATATGGATGATGTGATTGATGTGATCACGGCTCCTGAGGAGGTGAAGGGGGCATCGATCGCGCTACACCAACAGTGCAGGCGTGGAGCCGACTTGCTAGTCCAGGCGCGTGTGCGTGTGGCCTTCGTCTCGGCTGGCAAAGCTCAACGCATCCCCAAGAGCCTGAGGGATGCCATGGAAGCGAGCGTTAAGGGCGCTTTTCAGGCGGGCTGA